The stretch of DNA AAACTCAGACATGTTTCACTTTTTGGCATATATATGCTGGTTTAGTTCTAGGCATGCAGTACTGCTGGCAAGAACAATAATGACATCAAATTCTCTGTTGTAACGATGAATGACGCTGATGTTTTATGCACATAAATTGCTCACTGATATTTAAGCTATGGACTTATCTTTGCACAGTCGATGAAATTAACAGCGGCGCTGAATCCTTGCAATTCGACTTCAGCACGATTAGAGTTGCTACAAACAACTTTTCCGATGTAAACAAACTTGGGCAAGGTGGATTCGGTACTGTTTACAAGGTAATTCATGAACAATATGATAATATGATACACTTGCTATGTCATGAATTATCTGTAACTTGAATTACTGGAGGCCAGACAAGAGTCATTTGACATGAATACATCTCTATTCAGGGCAAGTTTCCAAATGGACAAGAAATAGCTGTGAAAAGGCTTTCTAGGAGTTCGGAACAAGGTGATCAAGAATTTAAGAACGAGATCTTATTAGTTGCCAGGCTCAGCACAGGAATTTAGTAAGGCTCCTAGGTTTCTGCTTTGAAGGAAATGAAAGGCTTCTTGTCTACGAGCTTATGCCGAATGCAAGCCTTGACCACTTCATATTTGGTACGATTACGTACATTTTTTCAAGTTGCATGTATGTTCCATTAAcacacttgtatatatatatttaaatgtatatatatatttgtcctATTAACCCCATATATATGCTTAATCGAATGTGTAGATCCAAGCAAGCGTTTACATTTGGATTGGACAATTCGATACAAAATTATAGTTGGCATTGCTCGAGGGCTTCAATATCTTCATGAAGATTCTCAATTTCGCATTATTCATCGTGATCTCAAAACTAGTAATGTTTTGTTAGATGAAGAGATGAACCcgaaaatttcagatttcggTATGGCAAGATTGTTTACACTAGATCAAACTCAGGCTAATACAAGGAGAATTGTCGGGACCTAGTAAGTATATATGCTAATATCTTGTAAATATTTCTATcccttataaattaattaataaaaaggattAATTACAAAGATTTTCAATCAATATCAGCATTACTGATCATGTATAGATGTCCTCATGCAGTGGATATATGGCTCCAGAGTATGCAATGCACGGACACTTTTCAATGAAGTCCGATGTCTTTAGCTACGGCGTGTTAGTTTTGGAGATGGTGTGTGGGCGAaagaataattatttccaaGATGGGGAGAATACGGAGAATCTTCTTAGCCATGTAAGCGTtacaatgtattttttttaaagtatatttccCTTTTGCAATAAACCGATTTTCTCTGTAATATATATTGTCTCTGCCtctgtaatattatatatcttacAGGCATGGAAAAATTGGAGAGAAGGAACAGCTTCAAATCTTATAGATTCAACATTGAGGGTTGGTTCAACGATCGAAATAATGCGATGCATCCACATAGGATTGCTATGTGTTCAAGAGAACATAGCTGAGAGACCAACAATGGCTTCAGTCCTCCTAATGCTTAACAGTTACTCTATGGCTCTGTCCGTACCCTCACGACCTGCATTCTTAATGCACAGCATCATTGAATCAGACATGTCGTCAGACCGATCATTCCAAACTTCACAAAATGAGGCTTCAATGACTGACCCATATCCTCGCTAATTCTTGATGATGATCATGCCTTCGGAAAATAAGATCGttcaatattaatttgttatttagCTTGTAGTTATTTGCTAGCTACGTACGTACAGGCTTAATTGAGACTTTCGTACGTCAAATGGGAGATCATGTAGAGGCAGTGACAGGCACCTCTGTCGAAGCTTGATCATTCAGCTGATGCATGAGGAGTCAATTATTGTTTTCTAGCTATATATCCTCgttaattagtattttatagGAGTTGTAATTTAGAGCACAACTGAACAGATATTTGATACTTCTATGATCTGGATGTttgatatttcaaaattaaaaggcACCTGCACGACGATCCACAGTGGTTGTGACCTTTAATTGCATGGTTACAATTAAGTGCGTAAACATAGTTCGATCGATGCATGTTAACATAGTCGGACAGGCGCAATATTCTCTTTGGAGCAGTACTAGTGGAACAAACGTTTGTGGATGACAATATTTACTGGCCGGTCGTAAGAAACTACAAGGAGAGGAAACATGACTCatctctagagagagagaggggtttggAATGAGATCACATATATCAAATCAATATAGGATCGATACAACTTAGTCTACTttcctaatttaattaattatatatgtaatctACTAATAAATTAGTAGAAATGTTTTAGACACaatgagattatataaaaataaatcacaaattgatatcatacatcatattataaaattatttttattataaagtaaatctatcttattatataaaatcatatcaatttattaatttaattttatataattttttttgtaactataaCAGACAGTCTTGCACATGAACGGGCAATGTACATGAAAACTACTTTtctaaaaaaagataaaagtaatTACGCTTaccacaaacaaaaataataatattgtactCGAGATTTATTAtgtatcagtcactattcattctCACATTCCATACCTATAGTTTTTTCATAGaatatgtgaatattttttatagggtatgagaatattttttatagggtgtgagatggtaaataataactgatgagaataatttttcattaaactcaaattttttttttttggtttccctTCAATTCTGTAGCTGTGGATTATCTTAAGCTATTTtcggacattttttttttgaataacttCTGTAATCTTTACTGATATAAACAAGATCCCTCTTtacaagttctctctctctcagtaatATTTCTAATACAATTTGGTGTCTCCTCTATCCAAACAATTTCTGTGTCTAAATGTAATGCTTCCTTTGCTAAAGTATGTGCTGCCTCGTTTGCATTTCTGTACACGAATTCAACACTCCAGTCTTTCCATGAACTGATTAACTTCTTGCTAGCTTCCACAATACTCCCATAAACAGACCTATCTTCTTCCTGATTATTAACTGCCTTGACAATCAGTTGGGCATCACCCTAAAAAATCATTCTTTCCAAATTCAAGTCCCTACATACTTCCATTGCCTTCCACAAGGCATAGCTTTTAGCTACTGCTGGTTGATCTACATTTCTCTGGTGGCCCTCAACTACAACCAAAACTTCCCCTTCTTCATCTCTGATCATAACCCCAAttctcatcttcttttctttttgatccACTGTAGCATCCCAGTTGGCCTTGATAAAACTCTCTCTTGGTTTCTTCCATACTTGGTTCCTTATTTCTATATTGTTACCagttttatcaaatattttctgCTGTGCCAAAAGAAACTCATTAAGTCCTTCATTTGCAGTCCTTAAAACTTGGCTTGGGCTTTTGAAGATTCATTCAAAGATGAATTCATTTTTGCCATTTACCTCTCATGACAGAAGCTATCTCTCCCATCTCAGCCTTTCCCACCTTGTCCACCAACTTTTTCCATAAAGAAAGCAGATCATCTTCATTCAAACTCCATTTCTGTAAAATTTTGTTGAATTCTGCCCAAACATCACTAGCTGCTGGGCACTGCCATATAACATGCATGACAGTCTCCTCTATCTCCTTACATATTGGACATATTGAATCCTCAACAATTTTTCTAAGCTGCAGATTCCTTCTTGTAGGTAATATTTCATTTCCTGCTTTCCACATGAATAGCTTTACCTTCTCTGGAACCTTTAGTTTCCACATGTCTTTCCACCTTCTATCCACTTCTCTAACCCTTGAAGTTTCACCTCTTTTTGCTCTTTTACTgtcaaactccaaaatataagcACTCTTCACAGAAAACTGCCCTTTCTCATCATAGCTCCAAACAAGTTTATCTTCAACTTCCATTCTAGATAGAGGGATGCTACTAATTACCTCAGCTTCTCCTTTGTTAAAAATTCTTTTGATTAACTGGTCATCCCACTCTCCATAACCTTTCATTAGTTCACAAACCTTAGCCTCTTTATCCAATAAGGAAACAGGTGATTGAATACAAAAAGATGAAGGCGAACGTACCCATTTTTGTCCCCAAATCTTGATGTTCTTTCCATTGCCCACCCTCCATCTCAATCCCTTTCTCAGTAGATCTGCTGCATTCCAAACACTCCTTCATATCAATGAAGGACAATGACCCAGTTTAGCTTCTAAGAATGATGATGATCTGAAATATTTCTCTCGAAAAATCTTGACTACCAAACTACTAGGATTTTGGATAAATCTCCACCCCTGTTTAGCTAGTAAAGCCAAATTAAAACAATCAAAATCTCTAAAGCCAAGCCCTCCATGCGATTGCATGGATAGAGTACTCTTTCTTCTACAGAAAGAGCTCCTCAAGGTTGGAAGGGTGCCTATCCAACTTTTACACTCACCAATGACGCGCTGCCACGGAGGAGTGTAGAAAACTCCATTCTAGCATgcatgataaaaaagaaaattccatttctctcccctctccctctcgcAGTATCCCCTCTCCTTTCTCCTCTCCCcttctccatttctttctctccccaGCGTCCTTGCAATAAGACGTGAAACATTTTGATAGAAATTGTTCTGATGCTTCTTGTTAACAGAAAACTATAAGAAAAGATTTAAACAACTTGCCCCAAAGAGTTGAATCCATGAATCTGATCACTCAGTTGCCTTATCACATCATCCATTACATCCTTTCTCTCCTTCGTAATACAAAAGTTGAGCTTGAACCAGTATCTTGTCCAAAAGGTAGAGAGAGATATGGACTTCATTCTCCATTTTGAAATTTGACCAAcacaaaattcaagaaaagagAATCTGGATTTGAGGGATGAGAACTTTTACGGACTTCGTTGACAATTTTCTGAAGAGACATCTGGAGCAAAAACTGGATTTAAGCATATGTAAACTGGTTCTACGTATTATCTCTTATGATTTAGAACTGGCCCTTCATATTGATCAGTGGATTAATTTGGCAGTCAAAAATCACCTGAAAGAGCTAGAACTCCACTTTGTCGTCAAGAAAAACATACATTACACTTTGTCCCTGTCTGTTTTTGCTACAAAGACATTAACTGGATTATGGTTATATGGGTGTAAGTTGAAATCTTGCAGTTATATAAAGCTTCCACATCTGAGAAAACTTTATGTGCAACAAATCGTCATTGATCAACGGACAACCAGAAATTTGATCTCTAGGTGCCATTTGGTTGAGGATTTGAGATTCATGATAGACAAAGTTTTTCAATATCTATTCGCTAGTTTTCCTGTACTTGAAAAATTGGAGCTAAGCAAATGCAATCTATTGAAGAATATAACGATTTCTAGGACACGGCTTGAACAATTTGTCTTAAACAACTTGTCTTCTCCTTTACAAGTCCTTTGTGCCTAAAGCAAGCCAAACTATCTTTTGAACGGGTAGGAGAACAAAATGCTAGCCTTGAATTCTAGCTTAGAATTAACGATGCTCTATGGTTTGATAGATTGCGACAATTTCTTAGAAAGCTCAAGCGTTCCAATGGATTAAAATTGGCTGTCCGctgccaaaaaaaaagaaatcattattcatgaaaaattgagaaaaatcttGCTTAAGCCATTTTGCGATCTTACTTCTTCTAATATATTTGTAAaaggagaaattatatttataaataataattatagagtgcgcaagcgtcacatattttttaaaaaataaaataaatataaaatttatataaaaaaattaattttttaataataaatatattttctttaaaaagaatcgcGAAAACCCAAGAGGTACTAGGCTTTATCATATCTTGgcgtgaagaaaaaaagagaagaaaactcaTATAATGGCTTCGTAAATACGAATTATGATGCCCTTTTTTTCTAGAAGCACGTATATAAGCAAAATCAGGGGTGAAACTTCGTACACATTCACCAAAGCTTGAAGGGTCAGAATGTGTAAATGCATAAATTCTTGTAAAATATTCTAAGATTAAAATTTGTCTAAGTTATTAAACaatgtattttttctaagattAAAATTTGTCTTAAGTTATTAAACAATGTATTTGATCAGTTTTATAAAGGTGTTTGTGTCGGGTCATTATCTATGAAAGTCTTCCAAACTCTCCAATTAATATTGTTCACACATGACATTTATCCATCCACCACTCAGTACGTCTGATTAATCCAAAAGTATTCCGAGTATGGAAATTGGAAAAAGTGAAATTCGGCAATCATTCAAAGAAGGAAGTATAAAAAAGTAGCCAATTTCCAAAGAGAAAATGCTAAAACAACAACAACTACTTTACTATTTTTCTactatcttaaaataaaatatattttcattttcattttaatttcatgtttttaaattatataaaaatattattttattggtaAGTTGTAAATAAATGGTAGAGGAGTTGATCGGTCATGATCATGATGCCTTTAAAAACTAGTAATTGCCGAGGAGAAATTAAGGATAGAAATATTATTCTATGACAATTtgtttacattatatataataaaataatattattttaaatattattttaaatttgaaagtttgaatataataaaaatattattatatttgaaattgtatataaattataaacaagTTCTAAGTCAAGTAGCTcccgtttgttttcaaatatgagattaaagttaaaaaattaaataaaatagtgttagaatatattttttaaaattatttttatttgaaaaatttgaaaaagttaaattatttattttattttatgtaaaaattttaaaaaaattataatgatgagataagagatttttaaagttttcaaaattttagattttaggtCTTGTTTGAATTCTAAACTTacctaaactcatcttaattcatctcatctcgtcattacaatttcttaaattttcatataaaatataataaataattcaaattttttaaatttttatataaaatataataaataatttaatttttattttattattatactttGTACACTCTTAACTCATTTTTGAATTCAAGAGTGTACAAAGTTGTGGATGAGATGATCAGTTTGCATGTACACGTTTCGTTCATGCCCTTTCCATTAATGGACATCCACTTTTCGATTTTGACCCTGCTTGTTTTTTTCTGATCATTTTTGAGTCTTTTTGGTTCATCTTTCCATCAACAGCCGCCACTCCAGTTGCCACGCATTCTTTTGCAGATGCCATCAACCGATCGCATCTTCTTAAGAGTGTATGTTGGTACGTACGTATTCCCAACTTCCGATCGCCATCTATTGATGTGGTTAAGAAGCAGCTAGGAGACATGAG from Juglans regia cultivar Chandler chromosome 4, Walnut 2.0, whole genome shotgun sequence encodes:
- the LOC118348227 gene encoding uncharacterized protein LOC118348227, coding for MEVEDKLVWSYDEKGQFSVKSAYILEFDSKRAKRGETSRVREVDRRWKDMWKLKVPEKVKLFMWKAGNEILPTRRNLQLRKIVEDSICPICKEIEETVMHVIWQCPAASDVWAEFNKILQKWSLNEDDLLSLWKKLVDKVGKAEMGEIASVMREIRNQVWKKPRESFIKANWDATVDQKEKKMRIGVMIRDEEGEVLVVVEGHQRNVDQPAVAKSYALWKGDAQLIVKAVNNQEEDRSVYGSIVEASKKLISSWKDWSVEFVYRNANEAAHTLAKEALHLDTEIVWIEETPNCIRNITERERTCKEGSCLYQ